One stretch of Chryseobacterium fluminis DNA includes these proteins:
- a CDS encoding NAD(P)/FAD-dependent oxidoreductase, with protein MITTDILIIGAGPTGLFAVFEAGLLKMKCHIIDALPQPGGQLAELYPKKPIFDIPGYPSVNAGELVDNLMEQIKQFQPGFTLGETAVSYTKVDDEWFEVVTNKGTVHRAKAIAIAGGLGTFEPRKPAMDNIADYEEKGLEYFVKEPEHFRNKKVVIAGGGDSALDWSVFLSNVASEVTLIHRRNEFRGALDSVEKVQDLKNQGKIKLITPAEVTAIKGEGKVEAITVQVDGQEAYDIETDYFIPLFGLTPKLGEIGNWGLNIEKNAIVVNNALDYQTNIDGIYAIGDINTYPGKLKLILCGFHEATLMCQSVYNRLNPGKKFVLKYTTVSGVDGFDGSRKEAEKAVVKKID; from the coding sequence ATGATAACGACAGACATATTGATTATAGGAGCAGGACCAACGGGGCTTTTTGCTGTATTTGAAGCGGGTTTGCTTAAGATGAAATGCCATATCATTGATGCACTTCCTCAGCCTGGGGGGCAGCTGGCAGAATTATATCCTAAAAAGCCTATTTTCGATATTCCGGGTTATCCTTCTGTAAATGCAGGAGAATTGGTAGATAACTTAATGGAGCAGATCAAGCAGTTTCAGCCTGGGTTTACCTTAGGAGAAACAGCTGTTTCTTATACAAAAGTAGATGATGAATGGTTCGAAGTGGTTACCAATAAAGGAACTGTTCACAGAGCTAAAGCTATCGCTATTGCAGGTGGGTTGGGAACTTTTGAGCCCCGGAAACCTGCCATGGATAATATTGCCGATTATGAGGAAAAAGGTCTGGAATATTTCGTAAAAGAGCCTGAACATTTCAGAAATAAAAAAGTGGTTATCGCAGGAGGAGGCGACTCTGCGCTTGACTGGAGTGTATTTTTATCCAATGTGGCCAGTGAAGTCACGCTGATTCACAGAAGAAATGAGTTCAGAGGAGCGCTGGATTCTGTAGAAAAAGTTCAGGATCTGAAAAACCAGGGTAAGATCAAGCTGATTACCCCTGCTGAAGTTACGGCTATTAAAGGGGAGGGAAAAGTAGAAGCGATTACCGTACAGGTAGATGGCCAGGAAGCTTATGATATCGAAACGGATTATTTTATCCCGTTATTCGGTCTGACACCAAAATTAGGTGAAATCGGGAATTGGGGATTAAATATCGAAAAAAATGCGATCGTAGTAAATAATGCTTTAGATTATCAGACGAATATCGACGGAATTTATGCCATCGGAGATATCAATACTTATCCGGGAAAACTGAAACTGATTCTTTGTGGTTTCCACGAGGCTACGTTGATGTGCCAGAGTGTCTATAACCGATTAAATCCGGGTAAAAAATTCGTATTGAAATATACTACCGTTAGTGGGGTAGATGGTTTTGACGGAAGCAGAAAAGAAGCGGAGAAAGCAGTTGTGAAAAAAATTGACTAA
- a CDS encoding 2Fe-2S iron-sulfur cluster-binding family protein: MSDINIKITDREGITHDVVAPTDMSMNLMEIIRSYELAEEGTIGVCGGMAMCASCQVYVTHDPGLEPMGDEEDAMLAEAFHVKDNSRLGCQLHMALEMEGLEVEIAPYP, from the coding sequence ATGAGCGATATAAATATAAAAATCACCGATAGAGAAGGTATAACTCACGATGTTGTTGCCCCAACAGATATGTCCATGAATTTAATGGAAATTATCCGTTCGTACGAATTGGCAGAGGAAGGAACAATCGGAGTTTGTGGAGGAATGGCGATGTGCGCTTCATGCCAGGTATATGTAACCCATGATCCCGGACTTGAGCCGATGGGAGATGAGGAAGATGCTATGCTTGCTGAAGCATTCCATGTAAAAGATAACAGCAGACTGGGCTGCCAGCTGCATATGGCCTTGGAAATGGAAGGGCTTGAAGTGGAAATTGCTCCTTATCCTTAG
- a CDS encoding LOG family protein → MKSITVFCGSSFGSDEKYKRQATLLGQTLAKHNIQLIYGGANVGLMGAVADGALNSGGKVIGVLPHFLQSKEIAHKQLTELILVETMHERKTRMNDLCDGVIVLPGGYGTLEEFFEMITWAQLGLHQKPIAVLNIDGFYNDLIKLVQTMADKGFLKQVNRDMLLISDNIDELLNMMKNYEAPTVGKWISKEEV, encoded by the coding sequence ATGAAAAGCATCACCGTATTCTGCGGATCAAGTTTCGGTTCGGATGAAAAATATAAAAGACAGGCAACTTTGCTTGGACAAACCCTGGCAAAGCATAATATCCAATTGATTTATGGCGGCGCAAACGTTGGCTTAATGGGCGCTGTTGCTGATGGAGCATTAAATTCAGGAGGAAAAGTAATAGGGGTACTTCCCCATTTCTTACAATCTAAAGAAATTGCCCATAAACAATTAACCGAATTGATTTTGGTTGAAACCATGCACGAAAGAAAAACCAGGATGAATGATCTCTGCGATGGTGTAATCGTTCTCCCAGGAGGCTATGGTACGCTGGAGGAGTTTTTCGAGATGATCACCTGGGCACAGCTCGGACTTCACCAAAAACCGATTGCGGTCTTAAATATTGACGGATTTTATAATGACCTGATCAAGCTTGTTCAAACGATGGCCGATAAAGGATTTTTAAAGCAGGTTAACCGTGATATGCTGTTGATAAGTGACAACATTGACGAACTGCTGAATATGATGAAAAATTATGAGGCTCCAACGGTTGGAAAATGGATTTCAAAGGAGGAAGTTTAG
- a CDS encoding aminoacyl-histidine dipeptidase, which yields MELSNIEPQIIWKNFSRLNAVPRPSKKEEKVIAFIKEFGENLGLETTVDEVGNVIIRKPATAGMENRKSVVLQSHLDMVCQKNNDVTFDFETEGIKMEVDGDWVKAKGTTLGADNGLGVATIMSILESSDIPHPALEALFTIDEETGMTGALGLKPGQLTGQILLNLDTEEDDEIDIGCAGGIDVTIAQTYEKAEVQGQIVRFEVKGLQGGHSGMDIHKGFGNANVILGRLLYKGLEKENIQLISIDGGGLRNAIPREGVAIASVRNVQEFIEELSNGLKKEILEEFATVEPNLQINIENATSSEQAISEADSKKIILVLKSLHNGVYRMSPDVKDLVESSNNVARVELKEGALKILNLSRSSVESSKDSVAEQLKSVAELAGMNVEFSGSYPGWKPKPGSEIVQLMEKIYIEKFTDKPHVVACHAGLECGIIGANYPEMEMVSFGPTIRGAHSPDEKANITSTQKFWNFTKDILANIPHK from the coding sequence ATGGAATTATCTAATATAGAACCGCAGATCATATGGAAAAATTTCTCCAGATTGAATGCTGTTCCGAGACCATCAAAAAAAGAGGAAAAAGTAATTGCTTTCATCAAAGAATTTGGTGAAAATTTAGGATTGGAAACCACAGTGGATGAAGTAGGAAACGTGATCATCAGAAAGCCCGCCACGGCAGGTATGGAAAACCGAAAATCCGTTGTTCTGCAGTCTCATTTAGACATGGTTTGCCAAAAAAACAATGATGTTACTTTTGATTTTGAGACTGAAGGAATCAAGATGGAAGTGGACGGCGACTGGGTAAAAGCTAAAGGAACTACGCTGGGAGCCGACAACGGCCTGGGTGTAGCTACGATAATGTCTATTCTTGAAAGCTCAGATATTCCGCACCCAGCTTTGGAAGCACTTTTTACGATTGATGAAGAAACAGGGATGACAGGCGCTTTAGGATTAAAACCCGGACAGTTAACCGGGCAGATTTTACTAAACCTTGATACGGAAGAAGACGATGAAATCGATATCGGATGTGCAGGCGGAATTGATGTAACGATTGCTCAAACGTATGAAAAAGCTGAGGTTCAGGGACAAATTGTAAGATTTGAAGTAAAAGGATTACAAGGGGGCCACTCCGGGATGGATATCCACAAAGGTTTCGGAAACGCCAATGTTATTTTGGGAAGATTGCTATACAAAGGTCTTGAAAAAGAAAATATTCAGCTGATTTCCATTGACGGCGGCGGATTGAGAAATGCGATTCCGAGAGAAGGTGTTGCTATTGCTTCCGTGAGAAATGTTCAGGAATTTATTGAAGAATTATCCAACGGACTTAAAAAAGAAATTCTTGAAGAATTTGCAACTGTTGAGCCTAATCTTCAAATCAATATTGAGAATGCAACTTCATCCGAACAAGCCATTTCAGAAGCAGACTCAAAGAAAATTATTTTAGTGTTAAAATCTCTTCACAATGGCGTTTACAGAATGAGCCCGGATGTAAAAGATCTTGTGGAATCTTCCAATAACGTGGCAAGAGTTGAATTAAAAGAAGGAGCGCTTAAGATCTTAAACCTTTCAAGATCATCTGTAGAATCATCAAAAGATTCTGTAGCAGAGCAGTTAAAATCTGTAGCCGAATTAGCGGGAATGAATGTGGAATTCAGCGGTTCTTACCCTGGCTGGAAACCGAAACCGGGGTCTGAAATTGTTCAGCTGATGGAGAAAATCTATATTGAAAAATTCACAGATAAGCCTCATGTTGTCGCTTGTCATGCAGGATTAGAATGCGGAATTATCGGCGCCAATTATCCTGAAATGGAAATGGTAAGTTTCGGGCCTACCATCAGAGGAGCGCATTCACCGGATGAAAAGGCAAATATTACTTCAACACAGAAATTCTGGAACTTCACTAAGGATATTCTGGCGAATATCCCTCACAAATAA
- a CDS encoding LURP-one-related/scramblase family protein: MVLNNLNYPLDFKFKITTLASDFNITDKNGNYVAYVRQKMFKLKEDVIVFNDESKSKELFRIRANKWIDFNASYALTEVNTGKNFGRLARKGMRSLWKASYDILDAQDQPKFKVQENSAWVRFWDNFVGEIPIIGMFTGYFLNPTYTVTGIDGKVYFKLKKMPSFFGRRFQLDRLIDIDDEEESLVILSLLMMTLLERSRG; this comes from the coding sequence ATGGTACTTAACAATTTAAATTATCCGCTGGATTTTAAATTCAAAATCACGACGCTTGCCAGTGATTTCAACATTACGGACAAAAACGGGAATTATGTGGCTTATGTACGTCAGAAAATGTTTAAACTCAAAGAAGATGTTATCGTTTTCAATGATGAAAGCAAATCAAAAGAGCTTTTCAGAATCCGTGCGAACAAATGGATTGATTTTAATGCTTCATATGCACTCACGGAGGTAAATACCGGAAAAAACTTCGGACGACTGGCCAGAAAAGGCATGCGCTCGCTGTGGAAGGCCAGCTATGATATTCTGGATGCTCAGGATCAGCCGAAATTCAAAGTTCAGGAAAACAGTGCCTGGGTAAGATTCTGGGATAATTTTGTAGGTGAAATTCCTATTATCGGAATGTTTACAGGTTACTTCCTTAATCCTACTTACACGGTAACAGGAATTGACGGAAAAGTTTATTTCAAACTTAAAAAAATGCCGTCTTTCTTCGGAAGAAGATTCCAGCTGGACAGACTGATCGATATTGATGATGAGGAAGAAAGCCTGGTAATCCTTTCATTGTTAATGATGACCCTTCTCGAAAGATCAAGAGGATAA
- the recR gene encoding recombination mediator RecR, with translation MDYPSKVLAKAVDEISGLPGIGRKTALRLALHLLKQPNTRAVTLGNSLINLVNEIKYCKECHNFSDFEICEICSNEKRNDQVICIVEDVRDVIAIENTGKYTGKYLILGGKISPMEGMGPNQLNISSIEKKLNEGNVKEFIFALSATMEGDTTAYYIYKKFKGFQVNFSSIARGISVGDELEYADEISLGRSILNRLPYNESNS, from the coding sequence ATGGACTATCCTAGTAAAGTTTTAGCAAAAGCAGTAGATGAAATATCGGGACTTCCCGGAATTGGCAGGAAAACAGCTTTGCGTCTGGCATTACATTTATTAAAACAACCTAACACCAGAGCGGTCACTTTGGGAAATTCCCTTATTAATCTTGTTAATGAGATAAAATACTGTAAGGAATGTCATAATTTTTCGGATTTTGAGATTTGCGAAATCTGCAGTAATGAAAAAAGAAACGACCAGGTAATCTGTATTGTTGAAGATGTTAGGGATGTCATTGCCATAGAAAACACAGGGAAATATACAGGAAAATACCTGATTCTCGGAGGCAAAATTTCTCCAATGGAAGGAATGGGGCCAAATCAATTGAATATCTCAAGTATTGAAAAGAAGCTTAATGAAGGTAATGTAAAAGAATTTATCTTTGCCTTAAGTGCTACAATGGAAGGGGATACGACAGCGTATTATATCTATAAGAAATTTAAAGGTTTTCAGGTGAATTTTTCCAGTATTGCCAGAGGAATTTCTGTGGGTGATGAACTGGAATATGCTGATGAAATCTCGCTCGGAAGATCCATTTTGAACAGGTTGCCCTATAACGAAAGCAATTCCTAA
- a CDS encoding glycosyltransferase family 2 protein, with product MISVIIPMYNAEKTIVKALDSVFQQNYNREEFEVIVINDGSEDQSKKVAEQYKAAHPEIHIIIIDQPNGGVSKARNKGLHTAKGDYIAFLDADDEWLPDKTEKQMKFLTDKNRSVDFITSLRNGEKIWVPYAADKNNLARITLKKLLIRVDGQTSTALFKRKIIDNTGLFDENQRYSEDANYWMKISANNAMYILGEELVRTGGGKRSFGVSGLSANIPEMEKGIQKNILEMYTMNRINYFEYILFFLFSKVKYYVRILKMKR from the coding sequence ATGATCTCCGTAATAATTCCGATGTATAATGCTGAAAAGACAATTGTCAAAGCTTTAGATTCTGTTTTTCAACAGAATTATAATCGGGAGGAATTCGAAGTTATTGTGATCAACGATGGCTCTGAAGATCAAAGCAAAAAGGTTGCTGAACAATATAAAGCCGCTCACCCTGAGATCCATATCATCATAATTGATCAGCCAAACGGTGGTGTTTCAAAAGCCAGAAATAAAGGATTACATACTGCAAAAGGAGACTATATTGCTTTCCTGGATGCTGATGATGAATGGCTACCCGATAAAACAGAAAAGCAGATGAAGTTTCTGACTGATAAAAACCGTTCCGTAGATTTTATTACAAGCCTTCGGAATGGAGAAAAAATCTGGGTTCCCTATGCCGCAGATAAGAATAATCTGGCGCGTATTACCCTGAAGAAATTGCTGATAAGAGTGGACGGACAAACATCAACGGCTCTTTTTAAAAGAAAGATCATTGATAATACAGGCTTGTTTGATGAAAATCAAAGGTACTCCGAAGATGCCAATTACTGGATGAAGATTTCTGCGAACAATGCTATGTATATTTTAGGGGAAGAACTGGTGCGCACGGGCGGAGGGAAGAGATCCTTCGGCGTTTCCGGACTTTCTGCCAATATTCCGGAAATGGAAAAAGGAATTCAGAAAAATATATTGGAAATGTATACCATGAACAGAATTAATTATTTTGAGTATATTCTGTTTTTTTTGTTTTCGAAAGTAAAATATTATGTTCGCATTTTAAAAATGAAACGATGA
- a CDS encoding acyltransferase has translation MIYKIFWALRAVLYAPFFGKFGFPSYLGRPLFLMGTRKVFIGKKVRIFPHLRMEVHRSGSIHIHDDVVISQNVHITSAGNLVIGKSSLILANVFITNIDHDYEEINKHVVKQEYLIRDTVIGENCYIGMGSAIMAGTRLGKQCVVGANSVVRGEFPDYCVIVGAPAKIVKTYNFETQKWEKIHE, from the coding sequence ATGATCTATAAAATATTTTGGGCATTGAGAGCAGTTTTGTATGCACCTTTTTTCGGGAAATTCGGTTTTCCCTCGTATTTGGGCAGGCCATTGTTTTTAATGGGGACCCGGAAAGTTTTTATAGGAAAAAAAGTAAGGATTTTTCCTCATCTGAGGATGGAAGTCCATCGCTCGGGCAGTATTCATATTCATGATGACGTGGTGATTTCACAGAATGTGCACATCACATCGGCCGGAAATCTGGTCATCGGTAAAAGTTCCCTGATACTGGCAAATGTCTTTATTACCAATATTGATCATGATTATGAAGAAATTAATAAACATGTGGTGAAACAGGAGTACCTGATCAGAGATACGGTCATCGGAGAAAACTGCTACATAGGCATGGGATCGGCGATCATGGCCGGAACCCGACTTGGTAAGCAATGTGTGGTAGGAGCCAACTCCGTAGTACGGGGTGAGTTTCCGGACTATTGTGTCATCGTGGGGGCACCTGCAAAAATTGTAAAAACATATAATTTTGAGACTCAGAAATGGGAAAAAATACACGAATGA
- a CDS encoding NAD-dependent epimerase/dehydratase family protein — protein sequence MKKILITGGAGFIGSKLSLELQQKGYEVTILDNLSSQIHGENPESDSPLYRSILGKVNFIKGDVANFEDWERALENQNVVVHFAAETGTGQSMYQIEKYTEVNVSGTAIMLDILVNQPHKVTKVIIASSRAVYGEGKYLHPELGLIYPKPRNVETMRNGKFEIIYPDGQMLTALPTDEESKIHPTSIYGITKYTQEQMVMTACSSMGVAPVALRFQNVYGEGQSLLNPYTGILSIFSSQILNGNNINVFEDGKESRDFIHVDDAVEATIKCIENDAANGEVFNVGTGVSTSVTTVAESLRKFYNIDFKIHVSGQFRLGDIRHNFADISKIRTKLNFQPRISFEEGMCKFTSWVLQQNIQDVKFKESLEEMKIKGLLK from the coding sequence ATGAAGAAGATTCTGATAACCGGAGGAGCCGGATTTATAGGCAGCAAACTTTCTCTGGAATTGCAACAGAAAGGGTACGAAGTAACGATATTAGACAATCTCTCTTCACAGATTCACGGGGAAAATCCTGAGTCGGATTCGCCCCTATACAGAAGTATTCTCGGGAAAGTAAACTTTATCAAAGGGGATGTTGCTAATTTTGAAGATTGGGAACGCGCACTTGAGAATCAGAATGTCGTTGTGCATTTTGCTGCAGAAACCGGAACCGGCCAATCGATGTACCAGATTGAAAAATATACGGAAGTAAATGTTTCCGGAACCGCCATCATGCTGGATATCCTGGTCAATCAGCCGCATAAAGTCACAAAAGTTATTATCGCTTCTTCCAGAGCAGTCTATGGAGAAGGCAAATATCTGCATCCGGAATTGGGATTAATCTATCCCAAACCCCGAAATGTAGAAACCATGCGGAACGGGAAATTTGAGATTATTTATCCCGACGGGCAGATGCTGACGGCACTTCCGACAGACGAAGAATCGAAAATTCATCCCACTTCCATCTACGGAATTACCAAATATACCCAGGAACAGATGGTCATGACGGCCTGTTCATCAATGGGGGTGGCCCCGGTAGCCCTTCGCTTTCAGAATGTCTACGGAGAAGGGCAGTCGCTGCTTAATCCATATACCGGAATTTTATCTATTTTTTCATCACAGATCCTTAACGGAAACAATATCAATGTTTTTGAAGACGGTAAAGAATCAAGGGATTTTATTCACGTGGATGACGCCGTTGAAGCCACAATAAAATGTATCGAAAATGACGCTGCAAACGGCGAAGTATTCAATGTCGGAACCGGTGTTTCAACCTCGGTAACCACCGTTGCGGAAAGTCTCAGGAAGTTTTATAACATCGATTTTAAAATCCATGTTTCAGGACAGTTCCGTTTAGGAGATATCAGGCATAATTTTGCGGATATCAGCAAGATCAGGACAAAGCTGAATTTTCAGCCACGGATATCTTTTGAAGAAGGCATGTGTAAATTCACCAGTTGGGTATTACAGCAGAATATTCAGGATGTGAAGTTTAAAGAATCACTGGAAGAAATGAAAATTAAAGGTCTTTTAAAATAA
- a CDS encoding CgeB family protein, translating to MGLKGKKILFLSVSFFKYERAIANRLCEMGAEVDFYDERPSNSNFSKGIIRFNKKLYHAKISSYYRTILKEIENKEYDYFLLIKGEATPSFFLEKIKHDRPGMEMIYYNFDPLGEYPTLISHLEYFDKKFTFEYHDSVAYNLSFRPLFYVDEYKNLNNHIDSFDYDIIFIGSAHTDRYIVGEKVKSMADKLGLKAFFYYYAMGKIAFRLKKLVDNSLEQFDLKKLSFEKLNHQQIISFYQKTKTVLDINKPFQNGLTIRTFEVLAAGRKLITTNADIRNYPFYSPDNILIIDREDIKLNSDFFKSDFQELDDHVLHMMSLDSFISALFSEDQHSYWTSFRKNELK from the coding sequence ATGGGTCTGAAAGGTAAGAAAATACTTTTTCTGTCAGTAAGCTTTTTTAAATATGAAAGAGCGATCGCCAACAGGCTTTGTGAAATGGGGGCTGAGGTTGATTTTTATGATGAAAGACCGTCTAATTCCAATTTTTCGAAAGGAATCATCCGTTTTAATAAAAAGCTGTACCATGCGAAGATCAGTTCATATTATAGAACAATTTTAAAAGAAATAGAGAATAAGGAATATGATTATTTTCTGCTTATTAAAGGAGAAGCTACACCTTCTTTCTTTCTTGAAAAGATAAAACACGATCGTCCGGGAATGGAGATGATCTATTATAACTTCGATCCTCTGGGAGAATATCCTACACTGATTTCCCATTTGGAGTATTTTGATAAGAAATTTACCTTTGAGTACCACGATTCCGTTGCGTATAACCTCAGCTTCCGGCCTTTGTTTTACGTTGATGAATATAAAAATCTGAATAATCATATTGATTCATTCGATTATGATATCATTTTTATAGGAAGCGCACATACGGATCGGTATATTGTAGGAGAGAAGGTAAAATCTATGGCAGATAAGCTGGGGTTGAAGGCCTTCTTTTACTATTATGCGATGGGAAAAATTGCTTTCAGATTAAAAAAACTGGTAGATAACAGTCTGGAGCAGTTTGACCTTAAAAAATTAAGCTTTGAAAAACTGAACCATCAGCAGATCATTTCATTCTATCAGAAAACAAAAACGGTCCTGGATATTAATAAGCCCTTTCAGAATGGTCTGACGATACGAACCTTTGAAGTTCTGGCCGCTGGCAGAAAACTCATTACCACCAATGCCGATATCAGAAATTATCCTTTTTACAGTCCGGATAATATTTTAATTATAGATCGGGAAGACATAAAGCTGAACTCTGATTTTTTTAAAAGCGATTTTCAGGAACTCGATGATCACGTTCTGCATATGATGTCTTTGGATTCCTTTATCAGTGCTTTGTTTTCTGAGGATCAGCATTCGTACTGGACTTCCTTTAGAAAGAATGAGTTAAAATAA
- the secG gene encoding preprotein translocase subunit SecG yields MDTIFILLMVLIMIASVLLVIVVMAQNPKGGGLSSTFGGASSAQFGVQRTNDFMEKATWSLGAVIIVLILISVVITGKPSVAAPKLPAKQEAPAKQSSAPVSTSTPAQAPVTPAQ; encoded by the coding sequence ATGGATACAATATTTATATTATTGATGGTTCTTATTATGATTGCTAGCGTTTTACTGGTAATCGTTGTTATGGCTCAAAACCCTAAAGGTGGAGGTCTTTCAAGTACATTCGGAGGTGCATCTTCTGCACAGTTTGGCGTACAGAGAACCAATGACTTTATGGAAAAAGCAACATGGAGCCTGGGTGCAGTCATTATTGTTCTTATTCTTATAAGTGTTGTTATTACAGGTAAACCTTCAGTGGCGGCCCCGAAACTTCCGGCGAAGCAGGAAGCTCCGGCAAAACAGTCATCTGCTCCGGTTTCTACAAGTACTCCGGCTCAGGCTCCGGTAACACCGGCTCAATAA
- a CDS encoding M16 family metallopeptidase produces the protein MKKQLTYIAAAFLFAGTVSAQKIDLNAMPKPGPTPAINIAKPKTFQLSNGLTVMVVENNKLPRVSANLSMDRPPYYEGAVSGVSSIMAEQFENGTTNMSKDDFNKKVDYLGANLSFSSNGAFANSLSKYFPEVLGLMADAIINPKFSAEEIQNSKERTIEGLKSDEKNASSIASRVSNALMYGKNTSRGEFETVESVSKIQLSDVQNVYKKYYAPDNAYLVIVGDVKFDQVKSLVEKSFSGWKKANTPASQLEPASNVAKTEINVVDVPSAVQSVVSLNNLNTLKMKDPNYFPATIANYILGGGGEARLFMNLREKNGFTYGAYSSLSASKYSPAFSAEASVRNEVTDKAVKEFMNELNAISTVKPEELANAKAKLKGSFIMSLEKPETIARFALNQKVQDLPDDFYTNYLKSIDKVTAADVSNAVKSTILPTQSRIFIAGKASDISEGLEKLGYPVKYYDKDANPVAKPTAQKVDASVTIGSVADKYINAIGGAAAVQKITSIATDATTKVQGMDMSMKMVQAKGGKMSMNISMMGNTVQKIVFDGKEGYMEAQGQKKPLSDKQKAEMSKDTELFPELTFAKSAEYKLAGIEKYNNEDSYVIKGAKETYYYSVKTGLKTGEVKTGEGGSIPTSYADYKEVSGVKLPFTIIQNMGGMDINLTVKSYLVNQAKDSDFK, from the coding sequence ATGAAAAAGCAATTAACATATATAGCTGCAGCGTTTTTATTCGCAGGAACGGTTTCAGCCCAAAAAATAGATCTTAATGCAATGCCAAAACCGGGGCCTACTCCTGCCATTAACATTGCCAAGCCAAAAACTTTCCAGCTGAGCAACGGGCTTACGGTAATGGTGGTTGAAAACAACAAATTACCAAGAGTAAGTGCCAACCTTTCGATGGACAGACCTCCATACTATGAAGGAGCAGTTTCCGGGGTAAGCTCTATCATGGCCGAACAGTTCGAAAACGGAACAACGAACATGAGCAAGGATGATTTCAATAAAAAAGTGGATTATCTGGGGGCTAATTTAAGCTTCTCATCTAATGGTGCTTTTGCCAATTCTCTTTCAAAATATTTTCCGGAAGTATTGGGTTTAATGGCTGACGCTATTATCAATCCAAAGTTTTCTGCTGAGGAAATTCAGAATTCAAAGGAGAGAACAATCGAAGGACTGAAATCTGATGAGAAAAATGCTTCTTCTATTGCTTCAAGAGTTTCCAATGCTCTGATGTACGGAAAAAACACGTCAAGGGGAGAATTTGAAACCGTAGAATCCGTAAGCAAAATCCAGTTATCGGATGTGCAGAATGTTTACAAGAAATATTACGCTCCCGACAATGCTTATTTGGTCATCGTAGGAGATGTAAAATTTGACCAAGTAAAATCATTAGTTGAAAAATCGTTTAGCGGATGGAAGAAAGCCAATACGCCGGCTTCTCAACTCGAGCCGGCTTCCAATGTTGCCAAAACGGAAATTAATGTTGTGGATGTTCCTTCTGCAGTACAGTCGGTTGTTTCTTTAAATAACCTGAATACGCTGAAGATGAAGGATCCTAACTATTTTCCGGCCACGATCGCGAACTATATCCTCGGAGGTGGAGGTGAAGCAAGACTTTTCATGAATCTTCGTGAAAAAAACGGTTTCACCTATGGTGCCTATTCAAGCTTGAGCGCAAGTAAATATTCTCCGGCATTCTCTGCTGAAGCAAGTGTAAGAAACGAAGTAACTGACAAGGCTGTTAAGGAATTCATGAATGAACTGAACGCTATTTCTACGGTAAAACCTGAAGAACTGGCCAATGCTAAAGCGAAGTTAAAAGGTTCTTTCATCATGTCTCTGGAGAAGCCTGAAACCATCGCCAGATTTGCATTAAACCAGAAGGTTCAGGATCTGCCGGATGATTTCTACACCAATTATTTAAAATCCATCGACAAGGTTACAGCTGCAGATGTTTCAAACGCTGTAAAATCGACTATTTTACCTACTCAAAGCAGAATCTTCATTGCAGGTAAAGCTTCGGATATTTCTGAAGGCCTGGAAAAATTAGGATATCCTGTGAAATATTATGATAAAGACGCGAATCCGGTTGCAAAGCCAACTGCTCAGAAAGTTGACGCCAGTGTCACCATCGGATCTGTAGCTGACAAATATATCAATGCCATCGGCGGGGCAGCTGCCGTTCAGAAAATTACTTCTATTGCCACTGACGCCACTACAAAGGTGCAGGGAATGGATATGAGCATGAAGATGGTTCAGGCAAAAGGCGGAAAAATGTCTATGAATATCAGCATGATGGGAAATACCGTTCAGAAAATCGTTTTTGACGGAAAAGAAGGATATATGGAAGCTCAGGGACAGAAAAAACCGTTAAGTGACAAGCAGAAAGCAGAAATGTCTAAAGACACCGAGCTTTTCCCGGAATTAACGTTTGCAAAATCTGCTGAATATAAACTGGCAGGAATCGAAAAGTATAATAATGAAGATTCTTACGTTATAAAAGGGGCAAAAGAAACGTATTACTACAGTGTAAAAACCGGTCTGAAAACCGGAGAAGTAAAAACCGGGGAAGGTGGTTCTATCCCAACAAGCTATGCCGATTACAAAGAGGTTTCAGGAGTGAAGTTACCATTCACGATCATCCAGAACATGGGTGGGATGGACATCAACCTGACTGTAAAATCCTATCTGGTAAATCAGGCTAAAGATTCAGATTTCAAATAA